A part of Streptomyces sp. NBC_01210 genomic DNA contains:
- a CDS encoding S8 family peptidase, with protein sequence MAASATIAAVAATYSVALAATPPPPSPKPAPASQSMTALPTAPVEKVIVTYKSKTSEATSNTAAKTDATAKAAETGESLSFERRLAGGAALVNLGGKASKNDLAEVLDAFRADPSVASVEPDIRAYAMAVTPNDTEYTKQWDLFEATGGMNVPGAWDKTTGSGVTVAVIDTGYAAHTDVAANVVSGYDFISTAADARDGNGRDSDAKDEGDWSATDGECGTGSKASNSSWHGTHVAGTIAATAGNSKGVAGIAYNAKIQPVRVLGKCGGSSADIADAITWASGGTVPGVPANPNPAKVINMSLGGASATCPSVYQNAINGAVSRGTTVVVAAGNSNANASGFTPANCSGIINVASTSREGNRSFYSNFGSIVDVSAPGGETRRATDTPGTVTTPENGILSTLNSGATTQSTENYKPYQGTSMAAPHIAGLAALLKSAKSTLTPVEIEAAIKSNARPLPGTCTGGCGTGIADAAKTVNAVTGTTGGTTFSNTADVTIADNSTVSSSIAVTGLSGNAPAALKVNVDIKHTWRGDLAIDLIAPDGTVRNLKTSSSSDSADNVLATYTVDASSEVAGGTWKLQVRDVASGDTGYIDSWSLTF encoded by the coding sequence GTGGCCGCGAGCGCGACGATCGCCGCCGTCGCCGCCACGTACTCCGTGGCACTCGCCGCCACCCCGCCGCCGCCCTCACCGAAGCCCGCTCCGGCTTCCCAGTCGATGACCGCACTGCCGACCGCACCGGTCGAGAAGGTTATCGTCACCTACAAGTCCAAGACGTCCGAGGCCACTTCCAACACGGCGGCCAAGACCGACGCAACGGCCAAGGCCGCCGAGACCGGCGAGAGCCTGTCGTTCGAGCGTCGGCTCGCCGGCGGTGCCGCCCTGGTCAACCTCGGTGGCAAGGCGTCCAAGAATGACCTCGCCGAGGTCCTCGACGCCTTCCGCGCCGATCCGTCGGTCGCGTCCGTGGAACCCGACATCCGCGCCTACGCGATGGCGGTCACCCCGAACGACACCGAGTACACCAAGCAGTGGGACCTGTTCGAGGCCACCGGCGGCATGAACGTGCCCGGCGCCTGGGACAAGACCACCGGCAGCGGCGTCACCGTCGCCGTCATCGACACCGGCTACGCCGCCCACACGGACGTGGCCGCCAATGTCGTGTCCGGCTACGACTTCATCTCGACCGCCGCGGACGCCCGGGACGGCAACGGCCGGGACAGCGACGCCAAGGACGAGGGCGACTGGAGCGCGACCGACGGCGAGTGCGGCACCGGTTCCAAGGCGAGCAACTCCTCCTGGCACGGCACCCACGTCGCGGGCACCATTGCGGCAACGGCGGGCAACAGCAAGGGCGTTGCGGGTATCGCGTACAACGCGAAGATCCAGCCGGTCCGCGTGCTCGGCAAGTGCGGCGGCTCCTCCGCGGACATCGCCGACGCGATCACCTGGGCGTCCGGCGGTACCGTCCCGGGCGTCCCGGCGAACCCGAACCCGGCCAAGGTCATCAACATGAGCCTCGGCGGCGCCAGCGCCACCTGCCCCAGCGTCTACCAGAACGCGATCAACGGCGCGGTGTCGCGCGGCACCACGGTCGTCGTGGCGGCGGGCAACAGCAACGCCAACGCCTCCGGCTTCACCCCGGCCAACTGCTCGGGCATCATCAACGTGGCGTCCACCAGTCGCGAGGGCAACCGCTCGTTCTACTCGAACTTCGGCTCCATCGTCGATGTGTCGGCTCCCGGCGGCGAGACCCGCCGCGCCACCGACACCCCGGGCACCGTCACCACCCCCGAAAACGGCATCCTCTCCACGCTGAACTCCGGGGCCACCACCCAATCGACCGAGAACTACAAGCCCTACCAGGGCACTTCGATGGCCGCCCCGCACATCGCCGGGCTGGCCGCGCTACTCAAGTCGGCCAAGAGCACTCTGACCCCGGTCGAAATCGAGGCCGCGATCAAGAGCAACGCCAGGCCACTGCCGGGCACCTGCACCGGCGGCTGCGGCACCGGCATCGCCGACGCGGCGAAGACCGTGAACGCCGTCACCGGCACCACCGGCGGCACGACGTTCAGCAACACGGCGGACGTGACGATCGCGGACAACTCGACCGTCAGCTCGTCGATCGCCGTCACCGGCCTCTCCGGCAACGCCCCCGCTGCCCTCAAGGTCAACGTCGACATCAAGCACACCTGGCGCGGCGACCTGGCCATCGACCTGATCGCGCCGGACGGCACGGTGCGCAACCTCAAGACCTCGTCGTCGTCCGACAGCGCCGACAACGTCCTTGCGACGTACACGGTCGACGCGTCCAGCGAGGTGGCAGGCGGCACCTGGAAGCTGCAGGTCCGCGATGTGGCATCGGGTGACACCGGCTACATCGACTCCTGGAGCCTCACCTTCTGA
- a CDS encoding cyclase family protein produces the protein MSSSPADAPDPPPANPGNGPAVSRQEFDRLFDAVCTWGRWAAADRGAWNRVTSGHVQRATALIRSGTVVPMGLPWNTLPGPDNSKPALHYMSDLGDVEAPEPSTHKDFIAMDYHGKGVSHLDALSHIAYRGQLYDGRAAREVVDAGGARFGAVPALGPLVTKGVLLDLPAVLGITWLEPGHALHAQDIIAAEKALDVTIGDGDAVLLRSGRFRRRREIGPWNPDVASAGLHVDAMPLLAERAISLLGGDGDSDVRPSPVEGLHSPVHALAITAMGVPLLDNLDLEALSASCAEAGRYEFMLVVTPLNVPGGTGSPVNPVAVL, from the coding sequence ATGAGCAGCAGCCCCGCCGATGCCCCCGATCCCCCGCCGGCCAATCCCGGCAATGGGCCCGCCGTCTCTCGTCAGGAGTTCGACAGACTCTTCGACGCGGTGTGCACGTGGGGCCGCTGGGCTGCGGCCGACCGCGGCGCCTGGAACAGGGTGACATCGGGCCATGTGCAGCGGGCCACCGCCCTGATCCGGTCCGGGACGGTCGTGCCGATGGGGCTGCCCTGGAACACCCTGCCCGGACCGGACAACAGCAAGCCCGCATTGCACTACATGTCCGACCTCGGCGACGTGGAGGCACCGGAACCCTCCACCCACAAGGACTTCATTGCCATGGATTACCACGGCAAGGGCGTGAGCCATCTCGACGCGCTGTCACACATCGCCTACCGAGGGCAGCTCTACGACGGCCGTGCGGCGCGCGAGGTCGTTGATGCCGGGGGTGCCCGCTTCGGCGCGGTGCCAGCACTCGGCCCCCTCGTCACCAAGGGCGTACTCCTCGACCTGCCCGCCGTCCTCGGGATCACATGGCTGGAGCCTGGCCACGCACTGCACGCGCAGGACATCATCGCCGCTGAGAAGGCACTCGATGTGACGATCGGGGACGGCGATGCGGTGCTGCTGCGCTCCGGCCGCTTCCGCCGCCGCCGGGAAATCGGCCCCTGGAACCCTGACGTGGCGAGCGCGGGCTTGCACGTGGACGCCATGCCGCTGCTGGCCGAGCGTGCCATTTCCCTGCTCGGCGGCGACGGGGACAGCGATGTACGACCCTCGCCGGTCGAAGGCCTGCACTCTCCGGTCCACGCGCTCGCCATCACCGCCATGGGAGTGCCGCTGCTGGACAATCTCGACCTCGAAGCACTCTCCGCCAGCTGCGCCGAGGCGGGCCGTTACGAATTCATGCTCGTCGTGACGCCGCTGAACGTACCCGGCGGGACAGGCTCGCCCGTCAACCCGGTCGCGGTCCTGTGA
- a CDS encoding VOC family protein produces MLTTTYVTGSPNWLDLGSPDIDAAAAFYGALFGWELQSLGPEAGGYGFFQLDGKTVAAIGPLTEEGASSAWTPYFLTADADATTRAVERAGGTVRLQPMEVFTEGRMAAYTDPTGADFAVWQPGDTKGLGAVTDVNTLSWTELYTTDAAAAKDFYRSVFSWDYKDMPFASVTYSVVSPSGGGQEATQGGIMQLPKENLEAGSRSEWHPYFEVVDVDATFAEATRQGATPLIPPMDAEGVGRLAMFTDPFGAPVAVIRGAAR; encoded by the coding sequence ATGCTGACTACCACATACGTCACGGGCTCGCCGAACTGGCTGGACCTGGGAAGCCCCGACATCGACGCGGCCGCCGCCTTCTACGGGGCACTGTTCGGCTGGGAGCTGCAGAGCTTGGGACCGGAGGCCGGGGGGTACGGTTTCTTCCAGCTGGACGGGAAGACCGTCGCCGCGATCGGCCCGCTCACCGAGGAGGGCGCGTCCTCGGCGTGGACGCCGTACTTCCTGACGGCCGACGCCGACGCCACGACCAGAGCCGTAGAGCGGGCCGGCGGCACCGTCCGTCTCCAGCCGATGGAGGTCTTCACCGAAGGCCGGATGGCGGCGTACACCGACCCGACCGGCGCCGACTTCGCGGTCTGGCAGCCCGGTGACACCAAGGGCCTGGGCGCGGTCACCGATGTGAACACCTTGTCCTGGACCGAGCTGTACACCACGGACGCTGCCGCCGCGAAGGACTTCTACCGCTCCGTGTTCTCGTGGGACTACAAGGACATGCCGTTCGCGAGCGTCACCTACAGCGTCGTCTCCCCGTCGGGCGGCGGCCAGGAGGCCACGCAGGGCGGGATCATGCAGCTCCCGAAGGAGAACCTGGAGGCGGGTTCCCGCTCGGAGTGGCATCCGTACTTCGAAGTGGTCGACGTCGACGCCACCTTCGCCGAGGCCACCCGACAGGGTGCCACCCCGCTCATCCCGCCGATGGACGCGGAGGGCGTGGGCCGCCTGGCCATGTTCACCGACCCTTTCGGTGCGCCTGTGGCCGTCATCCGCGGCGCTGCCCGCTGA
- a CDS encoding SpoIIE family protein phosphatase: MGVVGDRTGPVRPRERFLHGESVEGGVRSPILSSWQRCRLLGLSPDQSELPYRQDFDPDSQLVRAAGPVLDRLRSMFAGSKMNICLADGHGTVLERRFGEASLVRHLSAIQSVPGFVFAEQFAGTNGVGLALAERELCQVYGAEHFAERSQSNACSAIPIRDQLSGRIEGVLCLGYPFTDADPALVTVIRDAAEAIERRLMEQSSARERGLLRAYLDARRLAWTSEAARDGHLIDMDELVQIGLDQRDQMILKEKASELISSSQRAAVDVSLSRDRRVTLLSRPVTSPSGVEGVVIEAVLPGDSPQPRTAVPTRAGRPLGLVAQYAPTSADPSSGHLPGAAAGSAATTVRAPVPPRTDDSANGLARGLVLVGEPEVGKYAVAARRRLELLAEASTRIGTTLDVSRTAWELAETAVPRLADFVTIDVPEAVLRGEEASDASTELHRTVVHGIHEDCPFYPVGERVDLRPATPHLRCLASGQAVLEPDLKSAAGWIAQEPEHAERILAHNVHSLISVPLLARGVLLGIASFYRSQDPAPFGDDDRSLAQELAARAALCIDNARRYTREHTLALALQRSLLPRGHPEQDAVEVAHRYLPAESGVGGDWFDVIPLSGTRVALLVGDVVGHGLHAAATMGRLRTAARNFAELELAPDELLTHLDNLVVRLDREEGGENPALGSTGIVGATCLYAIYDPTSGQCTMARAGHPPPALVHPDGTVTFPDMPAGPPLGLGGLPFETAEIHLSEHSQLVLYTDGLIEDRHRDIDVALDQLRRALAHPDRTPEDTCQAVLDAMAPDHPGDDIALLVARTHALPPDRMATWDLPADPALVSDVRAAAVRRLSQWGLEESAFATELLLSELVTNAVRYGTGPIQVRLIHGRTLICEVYDTSNTAPRLRQAATTDEGGRGLFLVAQLAETWGTRYTTDGKVIWAECALDAA, translated from the coding sequence ATGGGGGTCGTGGGAGACCGCACCGGCCCCGTACGCCCCCGCGAGCGGTTTCTGCATGGCGAGTCGGTCGAGGGGGGCGTGAGAAGTCCGATTCTGAGCTCGTGGCAGCGCTGTCGGCTGCTGGGACTCTCACCGGACCAGTCCGAGCTCCCCTACCGGCAGGATTTCGATCCGGACAGCCAGCTCGTCCGCGCGGCCGGGCCTGTGCTGGACCGGCTGCGATCCATGTTCGCGGGCAGCAAGATGAACATCTGTCTCGCCGATGGACACGGCACGGTGCTTGAACGCCGTTTCGGGGAAGCGTCCTTGGTCCGGCATCTCTCCGCGATCCAGAGCGTCCCGGGCTTCGTGTTCGCCGAGCAGTTCGCCGGGACCAACGGCGTCGGTCTCGCACTCGCGGAAAGGGAGCTGTGCCAGGTCTACGGTGCAGAGCACTTCGCCGAGCGCTCCCAGTCAAACGCCTGTTCTGCAATCCCCATTCGCGACCAGCTCAGCGGGCGCATCGAGGGCGTCCTCTGCCTCGGCTATCCCTTCACCGATGCGGACCCGGCGCTGGTCACCGTGATACGCGACGCCGCCGAAGCCATCGAACGGCGGCTGATGGAGCAGAGTTCGGCGCGAGAGCGTGGCTTGCTGCGGGCGTATCTCGACGCCAGGCGCCTCGCGTGGACCAGCGAGGCCGCCAGGGACGGGCACCTGATCGACATGGATGAACTGGTTCAGATCGGGCTGGACCAGCGCGATCAGATGATACTCAAGGAGAAGGCCAGCGAGCTGATCTCCTCGTCCCAGCGGGCTGCCGTCGACGTGTCCCTGTCCCGCGACCGGCGGGTCACGCTCTTGAGCCGTCCGGTGACGAGCCCCTCCGGGGTGGAGGGCGTCGTCATCGAAGCGGTCCTCCCCGGTGACTCGCCGCAACCCCGCACCGCCGTCCCGACTCGCGCCGGCCGGCCACTCGGCCTTGTCGCGCAATATGCCCCCACTTCCGCCGACCCGTCGTCCGGGCACCTCCCCGGCGCCGCAGCCGGCTCGGCCGCCACGACGGTCCGCGCGCCCGTCCCACCCCGCACCGACGACTCCGCCAACGGCTTGGCCAGGGGGCTGGTGCTGGTGGGCGAGCCGGAAGTAGGGAAGTACGCGGTTGCGGCCCGACGCCGCCTGGAGCTGCTGGCCGAGGCCAGCACCCGCATCGGCACCACCTTGGACGTGAGCCGCACCGCCTGGGAACTCGCCGAGACGGCGGTCCCGCGCCTGGCCGACTTCGTCACCATCGACGTGCCCGAGGCCGTACTGCGCGGCGAGGAGGCCTCCGACGCCAGTACCGAACTGCACCGTACGGTGGTCCACGGCATCCACGAGGACTGCCCCTTCTACCCGGTCGGCGAGCGGGTGGACCTTCGCCCGGCGACGCCCCATCTACGATGCCTGGCCAGCGGACAGGCAGTGCTGGAACCCGATCTGAAGTCCGCCGCCGGCTGGATCGCCCAAGAACCCGAGCACGCCGAGCGGATCCTCGCCCACAACGTCCACTCCCTCATCTCCGTCCCCCTCCTCGCGCGCGGCGTCCTCCTGGGCATCGCCAGCTTCTACCGCTCGCAGGATCCCGCCCCCTTCGGGGACGACGACCGCTCGCTGGCCCAGGAACTCGCTGCCCGCGCCGCCCTCTGCATCGACAACGCCCGCCGCTACACCCGCGAACACACCCTAGCTCTGGCACTTCAGCGCAGCCTGCTCCCGCGCGGCCATCCCGAGCAGGACGCCGTCGAGGTCGCGCACCGCTACCTGCCCGCCGAATCCGGAGTGGGTGGCGACTGGTTCGACGTCATCCCCCTCTCCGGCACCCGCGTCGCCCTCCTCGTCGGCGATGTCGTCGGCCATGGACTGCACGCCGCCGCCACCATGGGCCGGCTGCGCACCGCAGCACGCAACTTCGCCGAACTGGAACTCGCCCCCGATGAACTCCTCACCCACCTGGACAATCTCGTAGTGCGCCTGGACCGGGAGGAGGGCGGCGAGAACCCTGCGCTGGGCAGCACCGGCATCGTCGGCGCCACCTGCCTGTACGCCATCTACGACCCCACCTCGGGGCAGTGCACCATGGCTCGCGCCGGCCACCCTCCGCCCGCGCTGGTCCACCCCGACGGCACCGTGACATTCCCGGACATGCCCGCCGGCCCCCCTCTCGGCCTGGGCGGTCTCCCCTTCGAAACGGCCGAAATCCACCTCTCCGAGCACAGCCAGCTGGTCCTCTACACCGACGGACTCATCGAAGACCGCCATCGCGACATCGACGTGGCCCTCGATCAGCTGCGCCGCGCGTTGGCCCACCCGGACCGAACACCCGAGGACACCTGCCAAGCGGTCCTCGACGCCATGGCACCCGACCACCCTGGCGACGACATTGCCCTGCTCGTCGCCCGCACCCACGCCCTGCCCCCGGACCGGATGGCCACCTGGGACCTGCCCGCCGACCCGGCCCTCGTCTCCGACGTCCGTGCCGCCGCCGTCCGCCGGCTGAGCCAGTGGGGGCTGGAGGAGTCCGCTTTCGCCACAGAGTTGCTGCTCAGCGAGCTCGTTACGAACGCCGTCCGCTACGGCACCGGGCCCATCCAGGTACGCCTCATTCACGGCCGCACCCTGATCTGCGAGGTCTACGACACCAGTAACACCGCCCCACGCCTGCGCCAGGCGGCCACCACCGACGAGGGTGGCCGTGGCCTGTTCCTCGTTGCGCAGCTCGCCGAGACCTGGGGCACCCGCTACACCACCGACGGCAAGGTCATCTGGGCTGAGTGCGCCCTGGATGCGGCGTGA